Proteins from a single region of Ischnura elegans chromosome 2, ioIscEleg1.1, whole genome shotgun sequence:
- the LOC124154277 gene encoding shematrin-like protein 1 yields the protein MKFLACIVLALAVCAYADEEPAKEKRTVFGLGYGAYPYGAYPYNYGSYYGGYGAYPYAATPYYGSHLAYSGVVPAKTEVIPAAKVVTKTVPVTTAPVLPYSTFGAYPYSYGAYPYSYGAYPYGAYAGYPYGFAGKLIK from the exons ATGAAATTCTTG GCATGCATCGTCCTGGCCCTGGCCGTCTGCGCCTACGCCGATGAGGAGCCCGCAAAGGAGAAGAGGACCGTCTTCGGTCTGGGATACGGAGCATACCCCTATGGTGCCTACCCCTACAACTACGGAAGTTACTACGGAGGATACGGCGCATACCCATACGCCGCTACCCCCTACTACGGATCCCACCTCGCCTACTCCGGAGTCGTCCCAGCCAAGACCGAGGTGATCCCCGCCGCTAAGGTTGTCACCAAGACCGTTCCCGTCACCACCGCCCCCGTCCTGCCATACTCCACCTTCGGAGCCTACCCCTACTCCTATGGCGCCTACCCCTACTCCTACGGTGCCTACCCCTATGGTGCCTACGCCGGATACCCCTACGGATTCGCCGGAAAGCTCATCAAGTGA
- the LOC124154274 gene encoding cuticle protein 16.5-like, with product MLGVSLDTVSSSHQRSSSPRESFTMKVLAILVLALAACAFAEEKKQEKRGLALGYGGYGLGYGHGYGHGYGYAAPAVSYAAPAVSYAAPAVSYAAPAVTYAAAAHPVAYAAPAVAKVAAVAAPAVTYAAAAHPVAYAAPTSVASISKVSYATTHAAPIAKVAYAAPAVSYAAPAVSYAAPAVSYAAPAVTYAAKVAAPVAYAAPAVSYAAPAVSYAAPAVSYAAPAVSYAAPAVSYAAPVAKIAAAPVAYSAGLGYGHGLGYGLSYGHGLSYGHGLSYGNGLSYGHGFAYH from the exons ATGTTGGGAGTATCACTCGACACAGTCTCCTCATCTCACCAACGTTCCAGCTCTCCCAGAGAATCATTCACCATGAAGGTCTTG GCCATTCTCGTCCTCGCGCTCGCCGCATGCGCCTTCGCTGAAGAGAAGAAGCAGGAGAAGAGAGGATTGGCCTTGGGCTATGGAGGATACGGCCTGGGCTACGGCCACGGCTACGGCCACGGCTACGGCTACGCCGCCCCCGCTGTCTCCTACGCCGCCCCCGCCGTCTCCTACGCCGCTCCCGCCGTCTCCTACGCCGCCCCTGCCGTGACATACGCCGCCGCAGCCCACCCCGTCGCCTACGCCGCACCCGCTGTCGCCAAGGTGGCCGCTGTCGCCGCCCCCGCCGTGACATACGCCGCCGCCGCACACCCCGTGGCCTACGCCGCCCCCACATCCGTCGCCTCCATCTCCAAAGTGAGCTACGCCACCACCCACGCCGCCCCCATCGCTAAGGTCGCCTACGCCGCACCCGCCGTGTCCTACGCCGCACCCGCCGTGTCCTACGCCGCTCCCGCCGTGTCCTACGCTGCCCCCGCCGTGACCTACGCCGCTAAGGTCGCTGCCCCCGTGGCATACGCCGCCCCCGCTGTCTCCTACGCAGCCCCCGCTGTGTCCTACGCCGCCCCTGCTGTGTCCTACGCTGCCCCCGCTGTGTCCTACGCCGCCCCCGCCGTCTCATACGCCGCCCCCGTTGCTAAGATCGCCGCTGCCCCCGTGGCATACTCCGCCGGTCTTGGCTACGGACACGGTCTGGGATACGGTCTTTCCTACGGACATGGCCTCTCCTACGGACATGGTCTCTCCTACGGTAATGGTCTCTCTTACGGACACGGATTCGCCTACCACTGA